From a region of the Thermus caldilimi genome:
- the trpA gene encoding tryptophan synthase subunit alpha, whose translation MTTLEAFARARAEGRAALIPYLTAGFPSREGFLQAVKEVLPYADLLEIGLPYSDPLGDGPVIQRASEEALRKGMSVQGVLELFREVRALTEKPLFLMTYLNPVLAWGPERFFSLFKQAGATGLILPDLPPDEDPSLVRLAQEIGLETVFLLAPTSTDRRVETVVGYATGFIYAVSVTGVTGERERLPEEVRDLVRRIKTKTSLPVAVGFGVSGRETAAQAAVADGVVVGSALVRALEAGRPLAPILEEVRQGLFQKEPA comes from the coding sequence ATGACCACGCTGGAAGCCTTTGCCCGGGCCAGGGCCGAGGGCCGGGCTGCTTTAATCCCCTACCTCACCGCGGGCTTCCCCAGCCGGGAAGGGTTCTTGCAGGCGGTGAAGGAGGTGCTGCCCTACGCCGATCTTTTGGAGATCGGCCTGCCCTACTCCGACCCCCTGGGGGACGGCCCGGTGATCCAGCGGGCCAGCGAGGAGGCCTTGAGGAAGGGGATGAGCGTTCAGGGTGTTCTGGAGCTCTTCCGGGAGGTGCGGGCCCTCACCGAAAAGCCCCTTTTCCTTATGACCTACCTGAACCCCGTGCTGGCCTGGGGGCCGGAGCGGTTCTTTAGCCTTTTCAAGCAGGCGGGGGCCACGGGCCTCATCCTGCCTGACCTTCCTCCCGATGAGGACCCCTCCCTGGTGCGCCTGGCGCAGGAGATCGGCCTGGAAACGGTATTTCTCCTGGCCCCCACCTCCACGGATAGGCGGGTGGAAACCGTGGTGGGCTACGCCACCGGGTTCATCTATGCGGTTTCCGTCACCGGGGTCACCGGGGAGCGGGAGCGCCTGCCCGAGGAGGTGCGGGACCTGGTGCGGCGGATCAAGACCAAAACCTCCTTGCCCGTGGCCGTGGGCTTCGGGGTTTCGGGGCGGGAGACCGCGGCCCAGGCGGCGGTGGCCGACGGGGTGGTGGTGGGAAGCGCCTTGGTGCGGGCCCTCGAGGCGGGCCGCCCCTTGGCGCCGATCCTGGAGGAGGTCCGGCAGGGGCTCTTCCAGAAGGAGCCGGCCTGA
- the metG gene encoding methionine--tRNA ligase — protein MEKVFYITTPIYYVNAEPHLGHAYTTVVADFLARWHRLDGYQTFFLTGTDEHGETVYRAAQRAGEEPQAFVDRVSRRFRKAWELLGIAYDDFIRTTEERHKRVVQRVLQRVYEAGDIYYGEYEGLYCVSCERFYTEKELQGDLCPIHGRPVERRREGNYFFRMEKYREWLIDYLQTHPDLIRPEGYRNEVLSMLSEPIGDLSISRPKARVPWGIPLPWDEAHVTYVWFDALLNYVSALGYPDDPRYATFWPQAWHLIGKDILKPHAVFWPTMLKAAGIPMYRHLNVGGFLLGPDGRKMSKTLGNVVDPFALTEKYGRDAVRYYLLREIPYGQDTPVSEEALRARYEADLADDLGNLLQRTRGMLFRFAEGRIPEPVPGEVLEEGTRLAGRLRGLVRDLRFHVALEEAMAYVKALNRYINEKRPWELFKEDPREARAVLYRVVEGLRIASILLTPAMPDKMAELRRALGLREEVRLEEAERWGLAEPLPLPQEAGVLFPKEAPREEARGFGEDAMKEAMAEDRSISVEDFAKVELRVAEVVAAEKHPNADRLLVLRLSLGNEERTVVSGIARWYRPEELVGKKVVLVANLKPAKLRGVESQGMILAASEGDKLTLVTVEGDIPPGAVVK, from the coding sequence ATGGAAAAGGTTTTTTACATCACTACCCCCATCTACTACGTGAACGCGGAACCCCACCTGGGCCACGCCTACACCACGGTGGTGGCGGACTTCCTGGCCCGCTGGCACCGGTTGGACGGGTACCAAACCTTCTTCCTGACCGGTACGGATGAGCACGGGGAGACCGTCTACCGGGCAGCCCAGAGGGCAGGGGAGGAGCCCCAGGCCTTTGTGGACCGGGTATCCCGGCGCTTCCGCAAGGCTTGGGAGCTTTTGGGCATCGCCTACGACGATTTCATCCGCACCACCGAGGAGCGGCACAAGCGGGTGGTGCAAAGGGTGTTGCAAAGGGTCTATGAGGCAGGGGACATCTACTACGGGGAGTACGAGGGGCTTTACTGCGTAAGCTGCGAGCGCTTCTACACGGAGAAGGAGCTTCAAGGGGACCTCTGTCCCATTCACGGCCGGCCTGTGGAGAGGAGGCGGGAGGGGAACTACTTCTTCCGCATGGAAAAGTACCGGGAGTGGCTGATTGACTACCTCCAGACCCACCCTGACCTGATCCGGCCCGAAGGGTATAGAAACGAGGTGCTTTCCATGCTCTCGGAGCCCATCGGGGACCTTTCCATCTCCCGGCCCAAGGCCCGGGTACCCTGGGGTATCCCCTTGCCCTGGGATGAGGCCCACGTGACCTACGTGTGGTTTGACGCTCTCCTCAACTACGTGTCCGCCCTGGGCTACCCCGATGACCCCCGCTACGCCACCTTCTGGCCGCAGGCTTGGCACCTGATCGGCAAGGACATCCTGAAGCCCCACGCGGTCTTCTGGCCCACCATGCTGAAGGCGGCAGGGATTCCCATGTACCGGCACCTGAACGTGGGAGGGTTCCTGCTGGGGCCGGATGGGCGGAAGATGAGCAAGACCCTGGGGAACGTGGTGGACCCCTTTGCCCTCACGGAGAAGTATGGCCGGGATGCGGTGCGGTACTACCTTTTGCGGGAAATCCCCTACGGTCAGGATACGCCCGTGAGCGAGGAGGCCCTGAGGGCCAGGTACGAGGCGGATTTGGCCGATGACCTGGGAAACCTTCTCCAGCGGACCCGGGGCATGCTCTTCCGTTTCGCGGAAGGGCGCATCCCCGAGCCGGTTCCCGGGGAGGTGCTGGAGGAGGGCACGCGGCTTGCAGGACGCCTAAGGGGTCTGGTGCGGGACCTCCGCTTCCACGTGGCCCTCGAGGAGGCTATGGCCTATGTGAAGGCCCTGAACCGCTACATTAACGAAAAACGTCCCTGGGAGCTATTCAAGGAGGATCCGAGGGAGGCTAGGGCCGTGCTTTACCGGGTGGTGGAGGGCCTGAGGATCGCCTCCATCCTCCTTACCCCGGCCATGCCGGACAAGATGGCCGAGCTGCGCCGAGCTTTGGGGCTGAGGGAGGAGGTGCGCCTCGAGGAGGCGGAGCGTTGGGGCTTGGCGGAACCCCTTCCCCTTCCCCAGGAGGCAGGGGTTCTCTTTCCCAAGGAGGCTCCCAGGGAGGAGGCCAGGGGTTTTGGAGAGGACGCAATGAAGGAGGCTATGGCAGAGGATCGCTCCATCAGCGTGGAGGACTTCGCCAAGGTGGAGCTGAGGGTGGCGGAGGTGGTGGCGGCGGAGAAGCACCCCAACGCCGATAGGCTTTTGGTGCTTAGGCTTTCCCTGGGGAACGAGGAGCGCACCGTGGTTTCCGGCATCGCCCGTTGGTACCGCCCCGAGGAGCTCGTGGGGAAGAAGGTGGTGCTGGTGGCCAACCTGAAACCGGCCAAGCTCCGGGGTGTGGAGAGCCAGGGAATGATCCTGGCGGCTTCGGAAGGGGATAAGCTCACCCTGGTCACCGTGGAGGGGGATATCCCCCCAGGGGCGGTGGTGAAGTAG
- the rpiA gene encoding ribose-5-phosphate isomerase RpiA, whose protein sequence is MERPLESYKKEAAHAAVAFVQDGMVVGLGTGSTARYAVLELARRLREGELRGVKGVPTSEATKDLALREGIPLLDLPPEGVDLAIDGADEIAPDLSLIKGLGGALLREKIVESNAKEFIVIADHTKKVSVLGRGVVPVEIVPFGHLATLRAIRALGGEPELRMNGDEVYFTDGGHLIADVRFGPIGDPLGLHKALLAIPGVVETGIFVGLATRALVAGPMGVEELLP, encoded by the coding sequence ATGGAAAGGCCTTTGGAAAGCTACAAGAAAGAGGCTGCCCATGCGGCGGTGGCCTTTGTGCAGGATGGCATGGTGGTGGGCTTGGGCACGGGGTCCACGGCCCGGTATGCCGTCTTGGAGCTGGCCCGGCGCCTCCGGGAAGGGGAGCTTAGGGGGGTTAAAGGGGTTCCCACCTCGGAGGCCACCAAGGACCTGGCCCTGAGGGAGGGGATTCCCCTGTTGGATCTTCCCCCAGAGGGGGTGGACCTGGCCATTGACGGGGCTGATGAGATCGCTCCGGACCTCTCCCTCATCAAGGGTCTTGGCGGGGCTCTTTTGCGGGAGAAGATCGTGGAGAGCAACGCCAAGGAGTTCATCGTCATCGCCGACCACACCAAGAAGGTGTCCGTGTTGGGCCGGGGAGTGGTGCCGGTGGAGATCGTGCCCTTTGGCCACCTGGCCACCCTAAGGGCCATCCGCGCCCTTGGGGGGGAGCCGGAGCTGAGGATGAACGGGGATGAGGTCTATTTCACTGACGGGGGCCACCTCATCGCCGATGTGCGCTTTGGCCCCATTGGGGATCCTTTAGGCCTCCACAAGGCCCTTTTGGCGATCCCCGGGGTGGTGGAAACGGGGATCTTCGTGGGGCTCGCCACCCGGGCCCTGGTGGCGGGCCCCATGGGGGTGGAGGAGCTCCTCCCCTAG
- a CDS encoding BMP family lipoprotein: MKRMVALLAVLALGLSLAQVRVGIAFDAGGKFDRSFNQSAWEGAQKAAKDFGVKLFDFEPADPSQVGQGIRTFAEEGFDLVIGVGFANEPAITATAKEFPKVNFAVIDAVPGEGKLPNAVGLVFREHEGSFLVGYIAGKMSRTGVVGFIGGMDIPLIHKFEAGFRAGAEYAFKEDKIQGKVLVGYVGNTPAAWNDPAKAKEIAASQVRQGADIIYAAAGGSGLGLIDYVKQAKCLKEGGAVRFVRKADPYAKVPKYADYTKTCGTDGTKATPLFFIGVDANQNYLGDTDNNPATLNHGLTSMMKRVDVATYEVIKSVVQKAFKGGVREFGLANNGVGYALDEYNKALIPAAVVSKLEVLKQQVIKGQLKVPEKR, translated from the coding sequence ATGAAACGTATGGTGGCCCTTTTGGCGGTATTGGCCCTAGGTTTAAGCCTGGCCCAGGTGCGTGTGGGGATCGCCTTTGATGCGGGCGGCAAGTTTGACCGCTCCTTCAACCAGTCCGCTTGGGAAGGAGCCCAGAAGGCAGCCAAGGACTTCGGGGTTAAGCTCTTCGACTTCGAGCCCGCCGACCCCTCCCAGGTGGGCCAGGGCATCCGCACCTTCGCCGAGGAGGGCTTTGACCTGGTGATCGGGGTGGGCTTCGCCAACGAACCCGCCATCACCGCCACCGCCAAGGAATTCCCCAAGGTGAACTTTGCGGTGATCGACGCCGTCCCCGGGGAAGGTAAGCTGCCCAACGCCGTGGGCCTGGTCTTCCGGGAGCACGAGGGAAGCTTCCTGGTGGGCTACATCGCCGGCAAGATGAGCCGCACCGGGGTGGTGGGCTTCATCGGCGGCATGGACATCCCCCTCATCCACAAGTTTGAGGCAGGCTTCCGGGCCGGGGCGGAGTACGCCTTCAAGGAGGACAAGATCCAGGGCAAGGTCCTGGTGGGCTACGTGGGCAACACCCCCGCTGCCTGGAACGACCCCGCCAAGGCCAAGGAAATCGCCGCCAGCCAGGTGCGCCAGGGAGCCGACATCATCTACGCCGCCGCCGGTGGTTCAGGCCTGGGACTCATCGACTACGTGAAGCAGGCCAAGTGCCTGAAAGAAGGCGGAGCCGTCCGCTTCGTGCGGAAGGCTGACCCCTACGCCAAGGTGCCCAAGTACGCCGACTACACCAAGACCTGCGGCACCGACGGCACCAAGGCCACGCCTCTCTTCTTCATCGGGGTGGACGCCAACCAGAACTACCTGGGGGACACCGACAACAATCCCGCCACCTTGAACCACGGCCTCACCTCCATGATGAAGCGGGTGGACGTGGCCACCTACGAGGTCATCAAGAGCGTGGTGCAGAAGGCCTTCAAGGGTGGGGTGCGGGAGTTCGGCCTGGCCAACAACGGGGTAGGCTACGCCTTGGACGAGTACAACAAGGCCCTGATCCCCGCTGCGGTGGTGAGCAAGCTGGAGGTTTTGAAGCAACAGGTCATCAAGGGCCAGCTCAAGGTGCCTGAAAAGCGCTAA
- the trpB gene encoding tryptophan synthase subunit beta, with protein MLRLPDFPLPDPRGRFGPYGGRYVPETLIPALEEVEAAYREAKKDPAFLAELEYYLKTFAGRPTPLYHAKRLSEYWGGARVYLKREDLLHTGAHKINNTLGQALLARRMGKRRVIAETGAGQHGVSVATVAALFGLECVVYMGEEDVRRQALNVFRMKLLGAEVRPVAAGSRTLKDATNEAIRDWLTNVRTTFYILGSVVGPHPYPMMVREFQSVIGEEVKAQSLELFGRYPDALIAAVGGGSNAIGLFAPFAYLPEGERPRLIGVEAAGEGLSTGRHAASIGAGKRGVLHGSYMYLLYDHDGQITPAHSVSAGLDYPGVGPEHSYYADQGIAEYAAVTDEEALEGFKLLARLEGIIPALESAHAIAHAAKVVPEMEKDQIVVINLSGRGDKDVTEAMRLLGGEL; from the coding sequence ATGTTGAGGTTGCCAGACTTTCCCCTGCCCGACCCTCGAGGACGCTTCGGTCCTTACGGAGGTAGGTACGTTCCCGAAACCTTGATCCCGGCCTTGGAGGAGGTGGAGGCCGCCTACCGGGAGGCCAAGAAGGACCCGGCATTCTTGGCGGAGCTTGAGTACTACCTCAAGACCTTTGCTGGCCGGCCCACTCCCCTTTACCACGCCAAGAGGCTTTCCGAGTACTGGGGTGGGGCCCGGGTGTACCTGAAGCGGGAGGACCTCCTGCACACCGGGGCCCACAAGATCAATAACACCCTGGGCCAGGCCCTTTTGGCCCGGCGTATGGGCAAAAGGCGGGTGATCGCCGAAACCGGAGCTGGGCAGCACGGGGTTTCCGTGGCCACGGTGGCCGCTCTCTTTGGCCTGGAATGCGTGGTGTACATGGGGGAGGAGGACGTGAGGCGGCAGGCCCTAAACGTCTTCCGCATGAAGCTCCTGGGGGCTGAGGTCCGGCCCGTGGCCGCGGGGAGCCGCACCCTGAAGGACGCCACCAACGAGGCCATCCGCGACTGGCTTACGAATGTGCGCACCACCTTCTACATCCTGGGCTCGGTGGTGGGCCCCCACCCTTACCCCATGATGGTGCGGGAGTTCCAGAGCGTGATAGGCGAGGAGGTGAAGGCCCAGAGCCTGGAGCTTTTCGGCCGCTACCCCGACGCCCTCATCGCCGCCGTGGGCGGGGGTTCCAACGCCATCGGCCTCTTCGCCCCCTTCGCCTACCTGCCGGAAGGGGAGCGCCCAAGGCTCATCGGGGTGGAGGCGGCGGGGGAGGGGCTTTCCACCGGGCGCCATGCCGCCAGCATCGGGGCGGGAAAGCGGGGGGTCTTGCACGGGAGCTACATGTACCTCCTCTACGACCACGACGGCCAGATCACCCCGGCCCACTCCGTTTCCGCGGGCCTGGACTACCCGGGGGTGGGGCCGGAGCACAGCTACTACGCCGACCAGGGCATCGCCGAGTATGCGGCGGTCACCGATGAGGAGGCCCTGGAGGGCTTCAAGCTCCTGGCGCGCCTCGAGGGGATCATCCCCGCCTTGGAGTCCGCCCATGCCATCGCCCACGCCGCCAAAGTGGTGCCCGAGATGGAGAAGGACCAGATCGTGGTCATCAACCTCTCGGGCCGGGGGGATAAGGATGTGACCGAGGCGATGCGCCTTCTGGGAGGGGAGCTATGA
- the mqnC gene encoding cyclic dehypoxanthinyl futalosine synthase, with product MDVLEKAVAGERLSEAEVIALFDLPLPELAAAAHEVRLQKTDPEVVTFLIDRNINYTNVCTVACAFCAFYRTRRQEDAYTLTYEEIARKVEELYQVGGRRILMQGGVNPDLPLEWYLDLLRYLKGRFPDLRIDAFSPEEILGLERLTGLKAEEILEKLMEAGLDGMPGAGAEILVDEVRHRAAPARIRTADWYRIVDAAQALGLYTLASMVIGFGEGPKERTLHLLGIRTQQDKALKQYRNGFAAFALWTLQVEHTRLKGKAPGATAHEYLKTLSVARLALDNFAHLQASWPTLGFKVAQAALYYGADDFGSTMLEENVVSAAGGHGRTHATVRQIVRHIVDAGFKPAERDPLYRILRYPDPEAILAEEEPVELPLA from the coding sequence ATGGATGTGCTGGAAAAGGCCGTGGCGGGAGAAAGGCTTTCCGAGGCGGAGGTCATAGCCCTCTTTGACCTGCCCCTTCCCGAGCTGGCCGCCGCCGCCCATGAGGTCCGTTTGCAGAAGACCGACCCCGAGGTGGTCACCTTCTTGATAGACCGCAACATCAACTACACCAACGTCTGCACCGTGGCCTGCGCCTTCTGCGCTTTTTACCGCACCCGGCGGCAAGAAGACGCTTACACCCTCACCTACGAGGAAATCGCCAGGAAGGTGGAGGAACTCTACCAGGTGGGGGGAAGGCGCATCCTCATGCAAGGAGGCGTGAACCCCGACCTGCCCTTGGAGTGGTACCTGGACCTTCTGCGCTACCTGAAGGGCCGTTTCCCCGACCTGCGCATCGATGCCTTCAGCCCCGAGGAAATCCTGGGGCTAGAACGGCTTACCGGACTTAAGGCCGAGGAAATCCTGGAAAAGCTGATGGAAGCTGGCCTGGATGGGATGCCGGGGGCGGGGGCGGAGATTTTAGTGGACGAGGTGCGGCACAGGGCCGCCCCTGCCCGCATCCGGACCGCCGACTGGTACCGCATCGTGGACGCCGCCCAGGCCCTGGGGCTTTACACCCTGGCCAGCATGGTGATCGGCTTCGGGGAAGGCCCAAAGGAGCGCACCCTTCACCTCTTAGGCATCCGCACCCAGCAAGACAAGGCCCTGAAGCAGTACCGGAACGGCTTTGCCGCCTTCGCCCTCTGGACCCTGCAGGTGGAGCACACCCGCCTGAAGGGGAAAGCCCCAGGGGCCACGGCCCACGAGTACCTGAAAACCCTGAGCGTGGCCCGGCTCGCCCTGGACAACTTCGCCCACCTGCAGGCCTCCTGGCCCACCCTGGGGTTCAAGGTGGCCCAAGCGGCGCTTTACTACGGGGCAGACGACTTCGGTAGCACCATGCTGGAGGAGAACGTGGTCTCGGCGGCAGGGGGGCACGGGCGCACCCACGCCACGGTGCGCCAGATCGTGCGCCACATCGTGGACGCAGGGTTCAAGCCTGCGGAGCGGGACCCCCTCTACCGCATCCTGCGCTACCCGGACCCCGAGGCCATCCTGGCCGAGGAGGAGCCGGTGGAGCTCCCCCTGGCCTGA
- the ligA gene encoding NAD-dependent DNA ligase LigA, with translation MTLEEARKRINELRDLIRYHNYRYYVLDAPEISDAEYDRLLRELKELEERFPELKSPDSPTEQVGAKPFGQPLGYLEATFRPIRHPTRMYSLDNAFTLEEVRAFEERIERALGRKGPFPYTVEHKVDGLSVNLYYEEGILVWGATRGDGETGEEVTQNLLTIPTIPRRLEGVPERLEVRGEVYMPIEAFLRLNEELEEKGEKIFKNPRNAAAGSLRQKDPRITARRGLRTTFYALGLGLEESGLKTQLDLLRWLREKGFPVEHGFARAKGAEGVERIYQDWLKERRSLPFEADGVVVKLDDLSLWRELGYTARAPRFAIAYKFPAEEKETRLLQVVFQVGRTGRVTPVGILEPVFIEGSEVSRVTLHNESYIEELDVRIGDWVLVHKAGGVIPEVLRVLKEKRTGEERPIRWPETCPECGHRLVKEGKVHRCPNPLCPAKRFEAIRHYASRKAMDIGGLGEKLIEKLLEKGLVKDVADLYRLKEEDLVGLERMGRKSAQNLLRQIEESKGRGLERLLYALGLPGVGEVLARNLAAHFGTMDRLLEATLEELLQVEEVGELTARGIYETLQDPAFRDLIRRLKEAGVEMEAKERGEEALKGLTFVITGELSRPREEVKALLRRLGAKVTDSVSRKTGYLVVGEAPGSKLEKAKALGVPTLTEEELYRLIEERTGKRLETLAS, from the coding sequence ATGACCCTGGAGGAGGCTCGCAAACGGATCAACGAGCTCCGGGACCTCATCCGCTACCACAACTACCGTTACTACGTCCTGGATGCCCCGGAGATCTCCGATGCCGAATACGACCGGCTTTTGAGGGAGCTTAAGGAGCTGGAGGAACGCTTTCCCGAGCTCAAAAGCCCGGATTCCCCCACGGAGCAGGTGGGGGCTAAGCCCTTCGGTCAGCCCTTAGGCTACCTCGAGGCTACTTTTCGCCCCATCCGCCATCCCACCCGCATGTACTCCCTGGATAACGCCTTCACCTTGGAGGAGGTCAGGGCCTTTGAGGAACGGATTGAACGGGCCCTGGGCAGGAAGGGGCCTTTCCCCTACACGGTGGAGCACAAGGTGGATGGCCTTTCCGTGAACCTCTACTACGAGGAAGGGATCCTGGTCTGGGGGGCCACCCGGGGGGACGGGGAAACAGGGGAGGAGGTCACCCAAAACCTCCTCACCATCCCCACCATTCCCCGAAGGCTTGAAGGGGTACCGGAGCGCCTCGAGGTCCGGGGCGAGGTGTACATGCCCATAGAGGCCTTCCTCCGCCTCAACGAGGAGCTGGAGGAAAAAGGAGAGAAGATCTTCAAAAACCCCAGAAACGCCGCCGCCGGCTCCCTCAGGCAGAAGGACCCCCGGATCACCGCAAGGAGGGGCCTCAGGACCACCTTCTACGCCCTGGGCCTTGGCCTGGAGGAGAGCGGGCTCAAGACCCAGCTGGACCTCCTTCGCTGGCTTAGGGAGAAGGGGTTTCCCGTGGAGCACGGCTTCGCCCGGGCTAAAGGGGCAGAGGGGGTGGAAAGGATCTACCAGGACTGGCTGAAGGAGCGGCGCAGCCTTCCCTTTGAGGCGGATGGGGTGGTGGTGAAGCTGGATGACCTTTCCCTCTGGCGGGAACTGGGGTACACCGCCCGAGCCCCGCGCTTTGCCATCGCCTACAAGTTCCCCGCGGAGGAGAAGGAAACCCGCCTGCTGCAGGTGGTTTTCCAGGTGGGACGCACGGGCAGGGTGACGCCGGTGGGTATTTTGGAGCCCGTCTTCATAGAGGGAAGTGAGGTCAGCCGGGTCACTCTCCACAACGAAAGCTACATCGAGGAGTTGGATGTGCGCATCGGGGACTGGGTCCTGGTGCACAAGGCGGGGGGGGTGATCCCCGAGGTCCTCAGGGTCCTGAAGGAGAAGAGGACCGGGGAGGAGAGGCCCATTCGCTGGCCGGAAACCTGTCCCGAGTGCGGCCACCGCCTGGTTAAGGAGGGCAAGGTGCACCGCTGCCCCAACCCCTTGTGCCCGGCCAAGCGCTTTGAGGCCATCCGCCATTACGCCTCCCGTAAGGCCATGGACATCGGGGGCCTCGGGGAGAAGCTCATTGAGAAGCTCCTGGAAAAGGGCTTGGTGAAGGATGTGGCTGACCTTTACCGGCTTAAGGAGGAGGACCTGGTGGGCCTCGAGCGCATGGGGAGGAAAAGTGCGCAAAACCTCCTGCGCCAGATTGAGGAGAGCAAGGGGCGGGGCCTGGAGCGGCTCCTCTATGCCCTGGGATTGCCGGGGGTGGGGGAGGTGCTGGCCCGCAACCTGGCGGCCCACTTCGGCACCATGGACCGCCTCCTCGAGGCCACCCTGGAGGAACTCCTCCAGGTGGAGGAGGTGGGGGAACTCACCGCCCGGGGGATTTACGAAACCCTGCAGGACCCTGCCTTCCGGGACCTGATAAGGCGCCTCAAGGAGGCTGGGGTGGAGATGGAGGCCAAGGAACGGGGGGAGGAGGCTTTAAAGGGCCTTACCTTCGTCATCACCGGGGAGCTTTCCCGCCCGCGGGAGGAGGTGAAGGCCCTCCTAAGGCGCCTTGGGGCCAAGGTGACGGACTCCGTGAGCCGCAAGACGGGCTACCTGGTGGTGGGGGAGGCCCCAGGGAGCAAGCTGGAGAAGGCCAAGGCCTTAGGGGTGCCCACCCTGACGGAGGAGGAGCTGTACAGGCTCATAGAGGAACGCACGGGAAAGCGTCTGGAAACCCTGGCCTCCTAG
- a CDS encoding adenosine diphosphatase gives MELKVISIEKPGNLNVILGQAHFIKTVEDLHEALVTAVPGIKFGLAFSEASGKRLVRRSGTDPQLTELAVKNLLNLAAGHSFLIVLGEGFYPINVLHAVKACPEVVRIYAATANPLKVVVAEEGEQRAILGVMDGFKPLGVEDEAEVAWRKDLLRRFGYKL, from the coding sequence ATGGAACTCAAGGTAATCTCCATCGAGAAGCCGGGAAACCTGAATGTCATCCTGGGCCAGGCCCACTTCATTAAGACGGTGGAGGACCTGCACGAGGCCTTGGTGACGGCGGTGCCAGGTATAAAGTTCGGCCTTGCCTTCTCCGAGGCCAGCGGCAAGCGCCTGGTGCGGCGCTCGGGCACCGATCCCCAGCTTACCGAGCTTGCAGTCAAGAACCTCCTCAACCTGGCGGCGGGGCACAGCTTCCTCATCGTTTTAGGGGAGGGGTTTTACCCCATCAACGTGCTCCATGCGGTGAAGGCCTGCCCGGAGGTGGTGCGCATCTATGCCGCCACCGCCAATCCCCTCAAGGTGGTGGTGGCGGAGGAGGGGGAGCAAAGGGCCATCCTGGGGGTCATGGATGGTTTTAAGCCCCTGGGGGTGGAGGACGAGGCTGAGGTGGCCTGGCGCAAAGACCTTCTCCGCCGTTTCGGCTACAAACTTTAG
- the bcp gene encoding thioredoxin-dependent thiol peroxidase has product MEPGTAAPDFALPDQEGRIHRLSDYRGKWVVLYFYPKDDTPGCTKEACGFRDRMGDLQELGAVVLGVSADDISSHKRFAEKYGLNFPLLADPERGVILAYGAWGKKNLYGKEYEGVLRQTFLIDPEGRIAQVWRKVSPEGHAEEVAEALRALRGS; this is encoded by the coding sequence ATGGAGCCTGGAACTGCTGCGCCCGATTTCGCCCTGCCGGACCAGGAGGGGCGGATTCACCGGCTTTCCGATTACCGGGGGAAATGGGTGGTTCTCTACTTCTACCCCAAGGACGACACCCCGGGTTGCACCAAGGAGGCCTGCGGCTTCCGCGACCGCATGGGGGATCTGCAGGAGCTGGGGGCCGTGGTGCTCGGGGTGTCGGCGGACGACATTTCAAGCCATAAGCGCTTCGCCGAGAAGTACGGTTTGAACTTTCCCCTCCTGGCTGATCCCGAGCGGGGGGTCATCCTGGCCTACGGGGCTTGGGGGAAGAAGAACCTTTACGGTAAGGAGTACGAGGGGGTTTTACGCCAGACCTTCCTGATTGATCCCGAGGGCCGGATTGCCCAAGTCTGGCGCAAGGTATCCCCGGAGGGCCACGCCGAGGAGGTGGCTGAGGCCCTGCGGGCCCTGAGGGGGTCTTGA
- the thyX gene encoding FAD-dependent thymidylate synthase encodes MGHAEAYLEIAVLDKGFVRLVEVMGSDASIVQAARVSYGPGTKTVREDAALIDYLMRHRHTSPFEMVEFKFHVKAPIFVVRQWFRHRTASVNEISGRYSVLKEQFYEPQAWRKQARRNKQGSEGELSNEEASLLLKDVEREAYQAYQTLLEKGIAREMARMVLPLNLYTEFYWKQDLHNLFHFLALRLDPHAQWEIRQYAKAIAEIVKAHVPLAWQSFEEHVLKGAHLSRTELKALQGLLTPELYEKALKELGLSGSRLQEALGKIFNPGLPD; translated from the coding sequence ATGGGTCATGCGGAAGCGTACCTTGAGATTGCGGTTTTGGACAAGGGGTTCGTGCGCTTGGTGGAGGTGATGGGAAGCGATGCCTCCATCGTCCAGGCGGCCAGGGTTTCCTACGGCCCCGGCACCAAGACGGTGCGGGAGGACGCCGCCCTCATCGACTACCTCATGCGCCACCGCCACACCAGCCCCTTCGAGATGGTGGAGTTCAAGTTCCACGTGAAGGCTCCCATCTTCGTGGTGCGCCAGTGGTTCCGCCACCGCACCGCCAGCGTGAACGAGATCTCCGGTCGCTACTCCGTCCTTAAGGAGCAGTTTTACGAGCCACAAGCGTGGCGGAAACAAGCCCGGCGGAACAAGCAAGGCTCCGAGGGGGAGCTTTCCAATGAGGAAGCCTCCCTTCTCCTCAAAGACGTGGAGCGGGAAGCCTACCAGGCCTACCAAACCCTTCTGGAAAAGGGGATCGCCCGGGAGATGGCCCGCATGGTCCTGCCCCTAAACCTCTACACCGAGTTCTACTGGAAGCAGGACCTCCACAATCTTTTCCACTTCCTGGCCCTGCGCCTGGACCCCCATGCCCAGTGGGAGATAAGGCAGTACGCCAAGGCCATCGCCGAAATCGTCAAGGCCCATGTGCCCCTGGCCTGGCAAAGCTTTGAGGAGCATGTATTAAAGGGAGCCCATCTTTCCCGTACGGAGCTTAAGGCCCTCCAAGGGCTTCTCACCCCGGAGCTTTACGAAAAGGCCCTGAAAGAGCTTGGTTTATCGGGTTCCAGGCTCCAGGAGGCCCTGGGAAAGATCTTTAACCCAGGCCTTCCAGACTGA